TCCTGTACAGACCAGAAGGTTTGGGGTTCGATATCAGCGCCTGCAGTCACATTCCagagtgtccttgggcaagaaactgAACCCCAAATTTCTCCAGCTACTATGTCACTGCAGTGTGATTGCTTGTGTATTAAATGGTGCTGATTGGCAATTGGTCATTGTTTCATAGCATTTAACCAATGCTATCATTGTGTGAATGGGACATGAactgtaaaagtgctttgagccGTCAAAAGACTGGGAATGCGCTTTACAAGCCATTTTCCCATTTACGGGTGTTGCCTATCTTCTGACTACTTGCTCTTGTCAAGTGAGTAAAAAGGTTGATAGAAATAGCTGATTTCAATGCGAAACACAAGATACTCCTCAGGCTGTATGAAGGATGAATGACTAATAGATGGACTTCTCAATGAGTTTCTCCCTCCGTCTGTTTGCTTCCTCAGCTGGAAAACATTGGGAATTTTGTTCGTGCCATAACAGAATACGGCCTGAGGGCAAACGACATCTTTGAGGCCAACGATCTATTTGAGAATGTCAACCACACTCAGGTCCAAAGCACACTCATCGCTCTGGCTGGAATGGTGAGGGCagattctcacacacacacacacacacacgcacacacactttaatgAATTGTTCTTAATTAGAGAATCAGGTGCATTCAACAAAGAATCTTTAAATCATGTACTGACAATACTGTGAAGTACTTGTTATGTATTCCCACGTTGCAGCCATCAGCTGTCCTGTGTGaggttttttatgtttttgttacatGGAGTAATACGACAATATGGGTATGAAAAATACACTATTATCCCCCCCTCACCTTTTCTGTGCCTATACTCCCTCTCTCAGGCCAAGTCCAAAGGGTTCCACTCCAAGTACGACCTGGGTGTGAGGTATGCCGAAAAACAGGAGCGTCGCTTCGCTCCAGAGAAGCTCAGGGAGGGACGTAACATCATAGGCCTGCAGGTCAGggcacaaaaaaatatttaccgATGTAATCTTCTTCATGTAATTATGCTTGCATattgaagaaatgtgttttgttgacACTTCCCTGTGGATTTATATTAGGCCTCCTGCTTGACTCATGCTGAATGAAATTTCTCTCTGTTATCATACAGCTCAACCAGCAGCTGCTGTATTTCTTTatgtaacctttatttaaccaagAGTCTTCCCAGTAAGGAGTTGTCTCACTTGTTAAGGGGTAGATAAATAGGGAGACAGAAATAGCTGCATTCAATCTGAAACACATGAAACCCCTTGGGCTGTGTGTAGGACGCCAAACAGATTTCCCAAACTATCCCAGGTGTGCTGTTTCACTTGTTTAACTCGCTCTTTGCTCTATTTCTAGATGGGCACCAACAAGCTTGCCAGCCAGAAGGGCATGACCTCTTACGGCACACGACGCCATCTGTACGATGCCAAGATGGCCATGGACAACCCAGTAGACCAATCCACTATCAGCCTACAGATGGGCACCAATAAGGGGGCCAGCCAAGTGAGGAGACACTTTACTTTAAAATGATGGGTTTATTCAGTTTCACTCAAGAAAAGCGCCGACCTAAAGATGCATCACATATTAATATGTATGAATTGATGGAGATGATTACTATAAAAAACACAGTATGGATGGTGTTATTCTGTACTTTCTTGCTGCTAACAAATCTAAtgaacgaaaaaaaaaacaatgcctTTAACACATGGAATGCAGACAGCGAACTCTGAACCAGAGAATGCATGCTTAAAAACTAACAGGGGGATTGAAATTTAAAGCGTCTGCCACTCAAAAACACAGAATTACATTTCCATTCCAAAGCAGGAACATGTCCTTTTGGGCAACACAAGGCCTGCTGATTGATTGGGatacaaaaaaaggaataagaTACTTACTCTGTATTCTTCCTCATAAGACCAGTCAATTGTTGGTTTTGCAATGGGCATAGGTTTGTTTATATTAGCCTTTTCTCTGATATCAATTAAGCTTATACGTTTACCTGTAGAATAAGAATTCATTAACCCTTCATGATGCTTTCTGTCCTCCAGGCTGGCATGACAGCCCCAGGGACTAGGAGGCATATCTTTGACAAGAAGTTGGAGCTGGAGAACTGTGACACTACCACCATTTCTCTGCAGATGGGCACCAACAAAGTGGCCTCTCAGCAGGGCATGACCACTTACGGCCTGCCCCGTCAGGTCTTTGACAACAAGTACTGCACCAACCCCACTGAGACCTTCTATGACAACGGAAGTGAGGTGGAGTTTGATGGCTACCAGTACTCTGACTAAGACAACACGGATTGCCAAAAGACAACCAACCACAACTGTGTTTGTGACGAGCAAACCTTCCAGACTCTTATTTAACACTGTTTTACGACTTTGATGTTAACATACCCCAGCTTTTTCTAATCATGCTCCTAACAATTTATGGCTTGTCTTTCCAAaactaaaaggaaaaaaaagtgttttacattACCTCAAAGATTTCATGCAGTGGCCTACTTCTGTATACCATTGCTCTGAAGAATGTTATGACTGCTTAAAATAGCCAAACACTCCACTACATTTCCTTTACTATGTATGActtggttttttttacagctttttatACCTGCAATAGTTTTTTAACAGCCTCACCTCTCCACCCTCCTCATCCAGCCTAAACACTGATAAAACAGAATTCAAAAGTTCCTTAAATGGATGCAATAGTGGGTTGGTTTTATTGAACTTTGGCCCAGTTGGAACTGAGTCCATGTCCACATTGGAGCTCCACAGGCCCTACGATTTCAGTTTCTGGTCCATAGAGTGACGCAGGCAGACAATGCAGGAGGACACGTAGCGTTTAATGGACATCGCTTTGTTTTGTGAACGCTTGCAATAACAAATGTGTCATGTTCACAAGCTACAAAATGATTCATCACATCACTTTACTGGGCTAGTTTTCATCGCTTTGTGTGCTGAACAACTCTTTTgtttaaattaagtttttatttttatttttagaaaaagtAGGAAGTCCTTTCAGACGATGCTTTTATAAAGAGTAAATGTTGGTTTTAACTTTGTCCCCTATAGTTTTTTGTCCTGATGCCTTTGATACTTTAGGAAATATTTCCCCTTTCCCCTTTAGCGAACTTTGCCTTTTGtccttccccctttttttttttaaagttaacaaAATAGGAATGTTACTCAGTAAATTAACTCAGATATCGTGTTTACAATTCTGAAATAATTTACTTGACTGCACTGTTATTCAGATGGTAACTCTTAATTCTGCCAAGTTACTTTGTACTTCATACTACAAGATAAAGTTTATagaacacattttaacattgtTATAAGACATATGATAGTGTTACAACGAACAGGATGTTTTTGCAATAAGTATTCATACTTTTCATAATTCAAATATATTCTGCAAATACTTTACTTTAGCCTTATATCCATCCACTGTACGTAGATGGCAGTATTAAAGTAGAACCTTACACCAATAATTGCTTAGTGAATCATACCAGAAACAAGGTGAGATTCTTGTTTTGGAACGTCTGTGTCAAACTTTTAACCCACCGAATGTCTTGAATGTAATGTAATGATAAATTCAGAGGCCTTATTTGTTGTGACAGGattcattttcaacacattGAAAGGCAGAATTTAAGTTTCAAAGTTACAAACAGATGGAGAATCACGCGTTTCTTTGTGAAGTATACAGAGTAACTGTCTCTGAATTACTGTCATTAAGCTTGTTCGTGATAATGTGCCTAACTGACCTGTTACTTGGAGCTCACCtgctgttcatttttatttagcaACAAAGGCTTTCCAGCAATGATGAAGGACTAGTACCGGTGTGCCATCTAGTGAGGGAAACGTGCATGTACATTAACTGTTTTgtcaataaagaaaacatctaaagtttttattctcttaaatataaagaaattattatattttaaagtttttatttataatttctTCCCTTTGATTTAAATAATGTCCTCTATGTTGAGTAACTGTTTGGTAACATTTCACTTTCACCTTGATGTGTTGGCATTGTTTCAAGTTAAACTTTACATCTTTgtcaacacccccccccccatgcctTTCACTAAACATGACATTTGTGCAATAAAACACTAGAAAAATATGATGCTGGTTTAATTTTCCCATTAAGGTCATTACCTTAAAGAAACAGTCAGTGTTAAGTACATAGGAGGAGTGGAATAAAAAACGGCATGATGGTGATCTAAAAATACAACAGTTCGGATAAAACTGGTACAAAAAACGAAACATCGGAATGTTTTGGCAGTCAAGAAATGTCATCCAATGGTTTCAGTGCACTAGAGACAGGGTAAGAAACTAACAATAAAAAACTTAAACAAAAGTGACTTTTGTGTCATAATGTACTTAACACAACTCATCCTAATAACCTTAAGATAAGAGACTTGGATATTTTCTTAATCCTCAATCACAAAAAATACTACAGGAACACATGGAATGTTAAAAACATCAAGAATACAGTTCAACTTtaacaaattataaaaaaattataccaaaacagcaaaagatcttatctgaaaaaaaacaaggaaacaatGACAAATAGGAACTGTGATGCAGCCAAACATGAAAATCCCCTGGCCCAGCCAGGGAACATGTCATACTTAGCATACCACACTGTAACACAGTAAAACTAAGCATGTCATGCACTATCAGTAACAATATAATTATTCTATCCAATGTGAACGTAATACAACAATGTGAAAGCTTAATAGGACCTAATTGTATGGAACAATCATTCATCAAGAGATAAACTGAGTCAGtgagagaagagggagacagTTCACAAGACAACATGACTATTGATTGGCTGCTTCACAGGCATCGATCCAATCACTGTAAACATCCACAGGTTCGGACAGATCTGTTAAATAAGGTCAAGGTACATTCAAATGAAGGATAAGAGAAGGCGCACACACAATTCTAAACTCTATGACTAAGAAAtccatttgattatttttacaCTTAGTGAAAGTGTACAGTACGTACACTTCACATGGATAAATGAGCCTTTGAATGTGTATTCCTCCTTTTAAGCTGATGCTAGAGCAGTAGTTGAGGGGGTTAAAAAATGCATTATCATATTGGTGGATTCTATATAACAGACCACTGCTTCTTTGGCTCTTTATATGAATTACATCACAAAACTTTGCGATACGTGTAAActttaaacacaataaacagaagaaaaaaaactaacactCTTTGTCCAACATGatgatacaatgtttttttgtgttttgtttaaaaggATACAAGTTATTGGAGTTTGAAACTCCTCCAAGCAGACACTGCATGATATAATCCCTGTGTTTCTGGTTCTTTCCCTGAAAACAGTACAGTAGTTGTTACACTGCTCATGAGTCACTTCTTTCCGTTTGTGATGCACTTTGAGTCACTTACATTTTGACGTCACATGATTTCTCATGATTACAGAATGGGCAAGTGAATTGGACGTCCAGGTTGCCCGTCATTTTTTTCTTCGGAGGCGGCTTCCTCTTTGACTTTCTGCGCCCCATTAGTAATGTTGTACACCtgctggaaagaaaaacaaagttcaaTAATTACCACTATCATTGTGCTCTCTTTAATACAGCCAAAATGTGGCTGCTGAATGAATGTTAAGCATTAGTTAGAATATTTACAGACTGTGGTATTTCACTAAACTACAGCCTATGATAATAAGTCCCTGAGTGGTTTACATATCCTTACATTACTTGAAAACATTTACTATTTGGGAAATATAAAAGGGAATAACCATATAATGTGAGAAACGACTGTGACTTCTAGAAGCAAACACAGTTTTTGGATAATGTAACATCTCTTCCTCTTGGATAGTAGTCCATTTTGCCTCCAGAAGTACAATGACAGACTCATGGATGCAGCTGAAAACTATCGCCAAACCGAATCACAGTCAGTATTCTTATAAGGCTTAAGCTAGTCGACAGGAAGCTAACCCGTTATCACTTCTTGCATGATGCATAAATGGCGTAGTTGATAAAATTGCTTTTAATAAATTACGGTTTTTAATGAAACTGAAGTGCACGTTACATCACTAAAAGCATGCATTTTATAGCATTTGCATTACGAGGTGACATTTATCTAGCTTACCAAATTGATGTAAAGCAATGGGGGGATGCTTTGCATTCAACTTTATCCGGATGCAGCGTCTGTCTGTGGCCGCTTCTGATTCGTTGGTTGAGTTTTTTCCCGGTTTGCGATTGGCTCGTTCCTGGAGATTTGTCTCCAATAGCCTGTCTCGTCTTTTAAGGAAACGCCCATATAAAGAAGATGCTTCATAATAAACACAAGACGGTAGGCTAGGTACTAGTTACTTTGCGAGATTGTTCTTAGTCGATtatcaataaaaatgtcataaaataactaaataacaatCCATCAATTGACTTTAAAGTTTTCTCTTGACACAATGACCCAAATCTCTATTTTGTTCttactttgacaaaaaaaaaattgtcttcCAATGTTGCATGCAAATGTTCTTACAAGCATTTTACATGGTGCTATGGTTATGAAACATGAGGTGAAGCATTGAAGATTGAATTACCATAGCTACTAGTTCATGACCACTTTGCATTCCCAAGGAACTAAGAAGACAATTTAAATGAGGTAATCTCCTATCAAAAGCCATGTCCATTAGTCCCAGAAACAtaaatgaacaattattttcaGGTTACTCTGTTAACAAAGCATAACATCATAAATATCCAGACAAAATTAAATATACACTAAAAATGTAGGGCTTTTCAAATGTGTACATAAAGATGAATCCCCTGAAACCTCAAAGAATATCTTCCCTTTATAAAATGATGAGACTGTAAATAGCATGAGGTTTGAGTTTCCCTCATATATGGGCCATTCTACCAAATTGGTTCAAAGTCAGGTTGGaaatattttggattttttaaatttttattccCAAATTTATTTCCCTATATATATTGTACCAtatctgaagtacacacataTAGTAAAAGAACAGTAAAATTTGATATTGTATTTTTAGACTGTTTTTCCTCTCCCCAAATTTGTCACTACCGAAACATAGTATTAAACTATGATGAAAACAATATTATGTTAACCTGTTAATATTATGTTTACTTCCTTTatgtaaagattatttttacaattttttattGAAGGTTTCTAcaatgaaatcaataaaaatgaattttctaacaaatttcaaatttcaatttATACAATTCTTCAAAATCTATGTCCaatttttctttctaaaatgtaaaacgcTGATCAGATTGATTTCAGAGTTAATGATTTATGAGATGGAGCATACAGTTAACCAATCAGTATCATAACATTTTAGTTGATAATtcaatatatatacatatatacatattaaAAACACTGAGTGTTTCGGAAGTGACCACAATTTTCTTTGCAAGGTTGTATCATATTCCCTCAACCTTATTGCTTAATATTAACTCATAACATGCCTGATGTTGGGAATATTACACACAAATGTTTAGTggtcaataaaataatttatcttTTAAGAAAAATATTCATCCATGACCatttataatacaaatattacTTATCAATTGCTTATTTGCTGTAAATAGATGATTGAAATGATGATACTTAAAGAAACTCACTGCTTTTAAGACTTTTggacacatttatttcaaaattatGAGATTTAACTACTAACCATTCCATTTTGTCACTACCGAAATGATAATGTCACTACTGAACTTGACCATATGATTCGGTAGTGATTGTTTCAGTAGTGACAATTCTAGCTAATTTTGAGCATAACTAAAAAATGTTGCTTAAATCTTGGCCCAACCAAGCCACTAAAACTTTTGTGTTTCAGtagtgaaatgaaaacaaggaACCTGCTTTTTTGCatagttttttaatttaaaaattaaacccACAATAAATCTAAGTCTTTCAACCTTTGTTTGAACTTAATCATAAAgatcttttaaattacactgttgaaacaaatctaaaaaatgttttaagtggtatttacataaattgaaATTTAGGGGTCAGGATTGGGGACAGCTACTTCTCAATAGAAAGTACCCTATAAATGatgattttgtatttatttaacttaTCACTATCTCATTTAATGCCCTGGGTTTAAATAGATTATAATATAATCTCAGTAAATATCCATTTCTGAATACTTAAT
This Labrus bergylta chromosome 16, fLabBer1.1, whole genome shotgun sequence DNA region includes the following protein-coding sequences:
- the cnn1b gene encoding calponin-1, whose protein sequence is MSTHFRSGPAFGLSAEVKSKLAGKYDPQKEEELRLWIEDVTGKRIGGGFMESLKDGVLLCELINVLQPGSVRKVNNSGQNWHQLENIGNFVRAITEYGLRANDIFEANDLFENVNHTQVQSTLIALAGMAKSKGFHSKYDLGVRYAEKQERRFAPEKLREGRNIIGLQMGTNKLASQKGMTSYGTRRHLYDAKMAMDNPVDQSTISLQMGTNKGASQAGMTAPGTRRHIFDKKLELENCDTTTISLQMGTNKVASQQGMTTYGLPRQVFDNKYCTNPTETFYDNGSEVEFDGYQYSD